The genomic window TAGTCTTAGAACCTGAAGGACTAGATACAAAAGAGGTTTATGCCAAGGGACTTGGCAACAGTCTTCCTTTGGATATTCAGGTAAAATTGGTTCAGAGTATACCGGGGCTGGAAAATGCGGAGATCATGAGGCCGGCTTATGCCATTGAATATGATTTTGTGAATCCAACCCAGCTAAACGCAAATCTAGAAACCAAGATAATCAAAGGACTCTTCTTAGCAGGACAGATAAATGGAACATCAGGATATGAGGAGGCAGCAGCTCAAGGATTATGGGCTGGAATTAATGCTGCTCTCATGGTGAAAAAGAGATCAGTTTTTATATTAGATAGATCAGAAGCATATATTGGCGTTTTAATAGATGACCTGATTACAAAGGGTACCAACGAGCCGTATAGGATGTTTACCTCTAGGGCGGAGTATCGACTTCTGTTAAGGGAAGATAATGCTGGTCTGAGGTTAACGGAAAAAGGCTACGATTTAGGTTTGATATCAACAGAAGATCATAAAAAGTTTTTAAAGAAGCAAAAAAACATTGCTAGTGAATTGAAAAGACTTAATTGTACGCGAATCCAACCCAGCAAAAAAATCAATTCTATACTATTAAAAGCTGGAACCAGTAAAATAGAAGAGCCTGTCACTTTAGCCCAACTTTTAAAAAGACCTGAGATTAAATATAGTGATCTTTTAAAAATGGAAGAAAGAAAAGATGAGATTGACCCAGAAGTGGCAAGACAGGTGGAGATACAGATAAAATATAAAGGGTATATTAATAGGCAACTTGCAGATGTAAAAAATTTTAAAAAGCTAGAAGAAAAAAAGATCCCTCCTAAAATTGATTATGATAGCATCTCAGGACTTTCAACAGAAGTGAGACAGAAGCTAAAGGAGATAAAGCCTCTTTCCTTGGGTCAGGCATCAAGAATATCTGGGGTTACACCTGCGGCCCTTTCTGTTTTGCTGATATATCTTCAGAAGAAAAAGATGAAGAGTAAACGAAATTAAATCTTTGGATTGTTTTTCGAACTTATGAATGATGAAGTATTTATGATATGCTTTTCTATTTTTTAAGATATTTAATTGGGGATTAAACGTCAGCGCATCACATCAAGTATCTTATATTTCTTTTCCTTTAATGTCTTGATAATTCCATCCAGATTATCTGTTTCAATGCGAAAATAATATGCCCTTTTGTTTTTATTCTTTTCTGATGACATCCCAATACTTATTATTTCCCCTTTATTATCTTCTATAATCTTTGAGACCTCTTCAAAGCCCTTTGGCTTTTTACCGAATATGACATCTATACGTTTGCTGGAGCCAATAATGCCCATTATCTCAATAAAAATCTCTAAGATATCCATATGGGTTATTATCCCTACAAGGTTACCATCTTTTACTACTGGTAATGCGCCAAATTTATAGCGATGGATCAATCTTGCTGCATCTTCAATATCAGTGTCAGGTGTGATCGTGACAGGATCTTTTGTCATAATCTCTTCAATACGGACCTCTTTTGAAAAATAATAAAATTCCCTTTCTTTTTCTGAAGATTTCCAAGGAATAAGGGACTGCCGAAGATCCCTGTCAGTAACAATCCCTATCAATTTTTTTCCTTCTACGACAGGCAAGTGGCGGATGGAGTGCTTTCTCATTACCTTATAAGCTGATTCAATATCTATATCTTTGGTTACTGTGATGAGATTCTTAGTGGTCATTCTTTCTTTAACTAACATATAAATCACCTCATTGAAGATTTTAAATGATAGAGTTTATAAAATATCATAGAAAATATGAATTTTCAATTATTATTTACATTGCCAAGGAGAATAAGAGCTGTGTTCCTAGAGGAATGATTAGAAGTCTTTAAGGGAGAGGTTATTTATCTTGATATTTCTATATTCCTTTGATGAATAGAGCTTATCATTGATATATTCTTCTTTTTTTATAACAATAAATTTACCATCATCTACCCAGTATTTTACCTTGGAGAAATTCTTTTTAGCGAGATTAAAAAGAGATGTATATACTTTAGCATTAATATCTATTGGAATGCCATGCGATTTTAAATTCTGTTTGATCATAAAAGGCTCTCTGTCTTTCTTAAAAGAAAACTCTAATACATAACAATCTCTTCCATCTACCTTTTCTTTTTCTGCAAGCCCCAAGGTTCCATTTTCATGTTGCAGATGCATCATTAAGAGGTCTACAGTCCAGTTCATTGTTAAAAAGCTCCCGCTTTCGTCATAGATAGACCTGGTTATGGAGAAAGCGGAGGAGCCCCTTGGAAGGAACATGAATTTCTTGGGGTCTTTGTCGGGTCTATATTCCAGTATACTTTTGTGCAGTATTGCAGGGAGATAGTCAGATTCGAGCAGAACCATCTTAACAATAAAAGGCTTGAGGAATTTATATCCGTATACCCCTTTTTTAAATTTTGAGGAAGTGAATGAGTTTTTTTCGCTACTGCTTAACCCATTAAAATCATTTAAAAAGCCGTTATGAGATTCATTTCCATATCGATCAATAAGAGAATCATAATTATCTTTTGCCCTATCCATCTTCTCTTTATTAAACCAAGTATATTCACCCTGATAGTTTGTATAGCTATAACTCTCTATTTCCTTATAGGCATTGATGGTGTTTTTATATATCTTTTCAGCGGTTAAAACAGGAGAGGCTGAGACTTTTTGATACTTTGGGAAAGCAAGTGCACTGCCCTGTAGGGAAAAAATATATATGAGAAAAAAGCTAATAATTGTCTTCATTATTAAAAATTATAGCAGGAAACCATTAAAAATTCAAATTTTTCTTGATTTATCTCTCTTCGTCAGGTTGAAGATTCAAGAGATAGAAGCTTCTCTTATGAGGAGAGGTTATAAAATCGACAATCGAATATTTATTTTTGTTAATATAGGTATCAAATATCTCTTTTGTGTCGCTTCGCCATTTTGAAAGGATATCTGTATCCTTGAGAATCATGTCTAATCTCTCGGGTATCTCTATCAAGATATCTTGATCCCTCATATTGAGGTTATAGTCGATTATGAGAGGCATGCCCTCTTTGCTGAGCGTTACATTGTTTACGATTTTTTCTCTATCAATCTCTGATGTCATTTCTCTCTCAAGAGAAAAATTTCGGTTAATTCTTGATAATACTCTCTTTGAATCGAGATACCATTCAGCATAGAACCTGTCATTTGAAATACTTCTGTGAGAATTATCATCAAGCCTGTCATAGAGACGGGGGTTATACTTTTTTACAATAGCCCCTAATTTTCTAATATAAAAATATCCAAGTTTAGCTTGTAACGGATCAAAGGTCCATTCGATTCTATCCATACCTCTTTTCTTTGCATAATCTCTCTGAGCCATCCTGAGCAAGAGACCTATGTTTTTTCCTCTATATTCTTTTAACACAATCAACAGCTGTGAACGGAGATATAATCCCTTTTTGTCTTTTGCCAAAAGAGTAAATGAAAAACCCACAAGTTTATCTTTTAAATAGGCTCCAATTATGTGGCCCCCTGTCTGGGATATGGTAAGTAAGATTTTAGCACTGTAGGGTTCAGGGTATCTCCAAACCCTTCTATGGAGGCTTTCTGTCTCGAGCATCTCCTTATAAGTGGTAAGGGTTCTGATTTCTATATCTTTTCTTTGCATTTTTATTCTTTTCTAACCCTTATAATAGGAAGAGCGCCCCCACCTATAGTATTAATAATGGATGAAGAAGAAAATCTCAGAATTCCTCCATGGCAGAGTCCACCAAGGGAAAAGAGGCCCAAATTGATATTCTTTTTTGCAAAAGAGGGTGAGGAAGAAGACGAAGGAAAAATTTCATGAGGGAGTTTTATCTTTTCCTGAACCACATATCTTGATCTTAAACCTTTTTGAATGGTATTTTCCCATTGGGACTGGTGTGTTTCGCTTCCGATGAGCACCCCCTCAGCACCAAAAAGATAGCAGGGTTTCAAAACAAATCTTTCTTTATTTTTAGTGATATAATTAAGTAAGTCAAATTTTCTTCCTTTATATTCTGTTTTACAATCTTTCAATTTTCTGGTCCAGGGGATAACCTCATTTATTATCTTTTTTTCTTTATCGGTAAAGAGAAAATCAAATTTTTCGTCAGTGAATATAGAGAGGACTCCTTTAAAACTGGATAGAAAGGAATTGAGGGGATTAGCAAAGCATGCCTTTTTATCTTTATAGGCTTTGATCAATCCCTTTAATTCTTCAGAATTTTTTATTATTTGAGAGGCGGGGACTTTTCTATAAACAATATCGATTTTATGATCTCCAAAGACCAATCTATTTTTTCTATATTCTAAATCCCTTGGATTAGCTATGATGGTCGTATAACCCTTTTTTTCAAAATGGTCCTTTATAAAATAAAATTCAGGTCTAGTTTTTATATTATCCCATCCAATAATAGCGATTGTTGGCCTTTTTTTGGTCCCAAATTGGAGATAGCACTCTAAGAGACTTTTTAAAAGGTGTTCTCGTGTGTCAAAAGAATAAAGTTGATAATGATATTTTTTTTTGATTAGCTCAAAAATAGGAAGCTCCAGATATATCTTGGTCATTACATCAGTGTATCCTATTCCTCCAGGACTATCCCCATTGAATTCAAGAAATTTGATCTCCCCGTTTTTATGATAAAACGCATCTAAGCGGCAGATTATTATTGATCTGGCATAGCCGTTACTAAAACTTATGAAATCTTTTTCTTCTGGTGCTATGGGAAGGAGCTCTGTGATCTTTCCGGACTCCAAAAAAAAGTTCATCAATTTTTCAGCACAACGAAGAAGGAGGTTTACAATATCTTTAAGACGATCCATGTCTTTGGATGAGATAAAATAAGGCCTCAGTAATGAAGAGAGGATCATGTCGCCAAATTTGACATTGCTCTTCTTCATATTCTCATTGAATTGATCAGAACATTCCTTTGCCAGCATAGGGTCTTTTTTAAGAAGATTATTGTAAACCTTTATCAGTTTCTCCACTCTAAAGACCCCTTTTTTTATAAATTATTGCTTTTCTATTGGAAAATAGATTACTATTAGTAATTCAACATGGTTTTACTGTGTCCCAGACCATTTTTTCTCCTGTTCTAAGATTTCTTAAAACAGATTCATGGTCTTTAGCCACCGTAACAACCCTTCCTAGATATCCCCTGTCAACAATTGTACCTGCACCTACATGTTCCATAACAGAAATTCTTTTTTTTCTCTCCTTAGGTAAATAATCGAGATTTTTAAACAAATCCTCTTCTTGCGGAAGACTTTTTATATCCTTTACCACTATTTTATTTTGAAGGGTTTTAACATAAGATATTCCCCACGAAATACCCTTGGTTTTTTGAGATATTTTTTCTACATCAATTCCAAAAGTGCCTTGTGTTACAGCTCTAAACTCAAGTTCTGGTATTGTAGGAAAGGACGGTAAAAGGCTTTTTATATAGAGGGAATTTTCTAAAGTTGAGGCTACCTTTCTTGCATTAATTTCCACGAAATAGATTTGGTTAGTTGGGGTGACGATAAAGTCGCAGCCAAAAATACCTTTATAGCCATCTGCTCCCATTATTGAACCTATTTGAAGCGTATATTCTTTTAGCCTGTTAATAACCTCTTTATCTAAAAGGGATGGGAAGACAGAACCTTTATATTTTGGTCCATCCATTATCTGATCGACTACAGAGGCTATAAAGACCTCCTCTTTATTAGCAATAACCCCCAAAACTGCTGGAGATTTTGAATTTGGAATAAGCTCTGATATCAAAAAGGGACCCGGGGTATTAGAAAATTTATTTAATATATCACTTTCAGATTGTGCAAAGAGACTGTTACTGCCACCCATTCCGTATTCTCCGGCAATATAAGCCCCCTCTTTCCAATATCTCTTTTTCTCACGGAAAATATATGAGAGTTCATCTATATTTTTAGCTATCTCAGAATCCAGAACAGGCAAACCATGGTTTTTTGCCAGTTTATATTGGTTTGTTTTGCTATTGTATTTTTTTACTAATTCCTTTTTAGGACCGATAATGAAGATATCTTTATTATTATCAAGGGTAAATTCTTCTTCGTTTTGGTACATATTGACATAGATAATTTTTTGGTTTTTTAAGATGTTGGAAAAGAGCTCTTGGATGAACCTGCTGTTTGAGACCAATTTACAAAAATTGCTTTCTTTTATTGGGTATTTGTGAATATGTCCATTATTAGAGGATAGTTCTTTTGACCTATCGTTTAATATAATGACATTATCCATCGGATAATATTTGTGAAAATCAGGCATAATAGCAATGATCTCAACATTTCTTTTATAGAAATCGACCAGAGGTTTTATGAGGAATTTATTAAGGCCCCATGTTTTAATTTTTCCTATATATATAAGATAAGCAGAGTTACAATTTAAATTCAGGTTTTTATATACTATATTTTCCATGATCTTCGTTTTTTTGGAGGGCTTTATTTTATATGGTGGCAAGACACAAATCTACCGTCTTCAACAGACACAAGCTCAGGCTTGCCTTCCCCGCATTTTTCTTTAGAAGCTATAGGGCATCTTGTATAAAATTTGCAAGTAACACATCCCGTTGAATGCTCTATTGGTGCCATCTTCGCTCCTTCTAAACGCTTCCTTTTAATCTTTGGATCTGCTACTGGAACAGCAGAGAGAAGCATCTTCGTATAAGGATGTTTTGGATCTTGGATGATCCTTTCTGTTGGACCGATCTCAACGATCTCGCCCTGAAAGAGAACACCTAATCTGTCACAAATATAACGGGCAGAAGCAAGGTCATGAGAAATAAATAAATAGGTGAGGTTGAAATCTTTTTTTAATTTTAACATTAGGTTCATAAAACTTGCTCTGACAGAAGCATCTAACATGGAGATGGGTTCATCAGCTACAATGAATTTAGGGTCAAGCACCAATGCCCTGGCAATGGAGATTCTTTGTCTTTGACCTCCACTCAGTTCATGAGGATAACGGTAGAGGAAACCCTCAGCTGGTTTGAGTTCAACCTTTTCAAGGACTTCTTGAATCTTTCTTTCTCTATAGTCCCGACTTCCAATGTGTTGGGCTTTCAGAGGTTCTGCCAGTTCTTCATAAACAGTATGGACATTTAGCGGTTCTATCAGTGTATCAAAGACCGTTCTTCTTGGATTTAAAGATTCATAGGGATCCTGAAATATCATTTGTGCCTTTTTCCTGAAGGCCTTTAGGTCTCTCCCTTTAAGGGAATTTATCTCTGTTCCCTCAAAGAAAACTTGACCGGATGTGGCTTTCTCCAGTCTTACAAGAATCTTTCCGCAGGTACTCTTGCCACTTCCACTTTCTCCTACTAATCCGAAAACTTCTCCCTCGTT from Nitrospinota bacterium includes these protein-coding regions:
- the mnmG gene encoding tRNA uridine-5-carboxymethylaminomethyl(34) synthesis enzyme MnmG, coding for PRLRASSVDFTKLEEQRGDREPRPFSFFTKEIPLPQISCYLTYTNQKTHQLVLDNLDRSPLYSGVIKGVGARYCPSLEDKVVRFSDKDRHQIVLEPEGLDTKEVYAKGLGNSLPLDIQVKLVQSIPGLENAEIMRPAYAIEYDFVNPTQLNANLETKIIKGLFLAGQINGTSGYEEAAAQGLWAGINAALMVKKRSVFILDRSEAYIGVLIDDLITKGTNEPYRMFTSRAEYRLLLREDNAGLRLTEKGYDLGLISTEDHKKFLKKQKNIASELKRLNCTRIQPSKKINSILLKAGTSKIEEPVTLAQLLKRPEIKYSDLLKMEERKDEIDPEVARQVEIQIKYKGYINRQLADVKNFKKLEEKKIPPKIDYDSISGLSTEVRQKLKEIKPLSLGQASRISGVTPAALSVLLIYLQKKKMKSKRN
- a CDS encoding CBS domain-containing protein, which gives rise to MLVKERMTTKNLITVTKDIDIESAYKVMRKHSIRHLPVVEGKKLIGIVTDRDLRQSLIPWKSSEKEREFYYFSKEVRIEEIMTKDPVTITPDTDIEDAARLIHRYKFGALPVVKDGNLVGIITHMDILEIFIEIMGIIGSSKRIDVIFGKKPKGFEEVSKIIEDNKGEIISIGMSSEKNKNKRAYYFRIETDNLDGIIKTLKEKKYKILDVMR
- a CDS encoding GNAT family N-acetyltransferase; translation: MQRKDIEIRTLTTYKEMLETESLHRRVWRYPEPYSAKILLTISQTGGHIIGAYLKDKLVGFSFTLLAKDKKGLYLRSQLLIVLKEYRGKNIGLLLRMAQRDYAKKRGMDRIEWTFDPLQAKLGYFYIRKLGAIVKKYNPRLYDRLDDNSHRSISNDRFYAEWYLDSKRVLSRINRNFSLEREMTSEIDREKIVNNVTLSKEGMPLIIDYNLNMRDQDILIEIPERLDMILKDTDILSKWRSDTKEIFDTYINKNKYSIVDFITSPHKRSFYLLNLQPDEER
- a CDS encoding glutathionylspermidine synthase family protein, whose protein sequence is MEKLIKVYNNLLKKDPMLAKECSDQFNENMKKSNVKFGDMILSSLLRPYFISSKDMDRLKDIVNLLLRCAEKLMNFFLESGKITELLPIAPEEKDFISFSNGYARSIIICRLDAFYHKNGEIKFLEFNGDSPGGIGYTDVMTKIYLELPIFELIKKKYHYQLYSFDTREHLLKSLLECYLQFGTKKRPTIAIIGWDNIKTRPEFYFIKDHFEKKGYTTIIANPRDLEYRKNRLVFGDHKIDIVYRKVPASQIIKNSEELKGLIKAYKDKKACFANPLNSFLSSFKGVLSIFTDEKFDFLFTDKEKKIINEVIPWTRKLKDCKTEYKGRKFDLLNYITKNKERFVLKPCYLFGAEGVLIGSETHQSQWENTIQKGLRSRYVVQEKIKLPHEIFPSSSSSPSFAKKNINLGLFSLGGLCHGGILRFSSSSIINTIGGGALPIIRVRKE
- a CDS encoding ATP-grasp domain-containing protein; protein product: MENIVYKNLNLNCNSAYLIYIGKIKTWGLNKFLIKPLVDFYKRNVEIIAIMPDFHKYYPMDNVIILNDRSKELSSNNGHIHKYPIKESNFCKLVSNSRFIQELFSNILKNQKIIYVNMYQNEEEFTLDNNKDIFIIGPKKELVKKYNSKTNQYKLAKNHGLPVLDSEIAKNIDELSYIFREKKRYWKEGAYIAGEYGMGGSNSLFAQSESDILNKFSNTPGPFLISELIPNSKSPAVLGVIANKEEVFIASVVDQIMDGPKYKGSVFPSLLDKEVINRLKEYTLQIGSIMGADGYKGIFGCDFIVTPTNQIYFVEINARKVASTLENSLYIKSLLPSFPTIPELEFRAVTQGTFGIDVEKISQKTKGISWGISYVKTLQNKIVVKDIKSLPQEEDLFKNLDYLPKERKKRISVMEHVGAGTIVDRGYLGRVVTVAKDHESVLRNLRTGEKMVWDTVKPC
- a CDS encoding oligopeptide/dipeptide ABC transporter ATP-binding protein translates to MAETLIKINNLSKLYPLKKNLFRKAKEWLPALHNISFDINEGEVFGLVGESGSGKSTCGKILVRLEKATSGQVFFEGTEINSLKGRDLKAFRKKAQMIFQDPYESLNPRRTVFDTLIEPLNVHTVYEELAEPLKAQHIGSRDYRERKIQEVLEKVELKPAEGFLYRYPHELSGGQRQRISIARALVLDPKFIVADEPISMLDASVRASFMNLMLKLKKDFNLTYLFISHDLASARYICDRLGVLFQGEIVEIGPTERIIQDPKHPYTKMLLSAVPVADPKIKRKRLEGAKMAPIEHSTGCVTCKFYTRCPIASKEKCGEGKPELVSVEDGRFVSCHHIK